From the genome of Halomonas sp. I5-271120, one region includes:
- a CDS encoding dipeptidase, producing MTPQELHQDAIVIDGLVIAKWNRELFEDMRKGGLTAANCTVSVWEGFQATVDNIVKSNALMAECSDLVLPVRTTADIARAKQEGKTGVIYGFQNAHAFEDQLGYIEIFKQLGVGIVQMCYNTQNLVGTGCYERDGGLSGFGHEVVAEMNRVGIMCDLSHVGETTSREVIEASEKPVCYSHCLPSGLKEHPRNKSDAELRFIAEHGGFVGVTMFTPFLRAGVDATVDDYVEAIEYVMNIVGEDAIGIGTDFTQGHGHDFFEWLTHDKGYARRLTRFGKIINPEGIRTIGEFPNLTEALLRRGMSEHQVCKIMGENWVRTLKDVWGA from the coding sequence ATGACCCCCCAAGAGCTGCATCAGGACGCCATCGTCATCGATGGTCTCGTTATCGCCAAATGGAACCGTGAGCTGTTCGAGGACATGCGCAAGGGGGGCCTCACCGCGGCCAACTGCACCGTGTCCGTTTGGGAAGGCTTCCAGGCCACCGTCGATAACATCGTCAAGTCCAATGCCCTGATGGCCGAGTGCTCGGATCTGGTGCTTCCGGTGCGCACCACCGCCGACATCGCCAGGGCCAAGCAAGAGGGCAAGACCGGCGTCATCTACGGTTTTCAGAACGCCCATGCCTTCGAGGACCAGCTTGGCTATATCGAGATCTTCAAGCAGCTCGGCGTGGGCATTGTGCAGATGTGCTACAACACCCAGAACCTGGTGGGTACCGGCTGCTATGAGCGTGACGGCGGCCTGTCCGGCTTCGGTCACGAGGTGGTCGCCGAGATGAACCGGGTCGGCATCATGTGCGATCTCTCTCACGTTGGCGAAACCACCTCCCGCGAGGTCATCGAGGCCTCCGAAAAGCCGGTCTGCTACTCGCACTGCTTGCCGTCGGGGCTCAAGGAGCATCCGCGCAACAAGTCCGACGCCGAACTGCGCTTCATCGCCGAGCACGGCGGCTTCGTCGGCGTGACCATGTTTACCCCCTTCCTGCGTGCCGGCGTCGACGCCACCGTCGACGACTATGTCGAGGCCATCGAGTACGTGATGAACATCGTGGGCGAAGATGCCATCGGCATCGGCACCGACTTCACACAGGGCCACGGTCATGACTTCTTCGAGTGGCTGACTCACGACAAGGGCTATGCCCGTCGCCTGACACGCTTTGGCAAGATCATCAATCCCGAAGGGATCCGCACCATCGGCGAGTTTCCGAACCTCACCGAGGCGCTGTTGCGGCGCGGCATGAGTGAGCATCAGGTGTGCAAGATCATGGGCGAGAACTGGGTACGCACCCTCAAGGACGTGTGGGGCGCCTGA
- a CDS encoding DUF5943 domain-containing protein encodes MTKMAPELPIEVDADTGVWTTDALPMLYVPRHFFINNHIAVEEALGAEKYAEILYAAGYKSAWHWCEKEAECHGLKGVDVFEHYMKRLSQRGWGLFIVDAIDLDAGTCRVRLEHSAFVYQMGKVGRKIEYMFTGWFAGAMDQILAARGSDLRTVAEQTQSGAEEGCDVGIFVTRPLDTLDDNPQG; translated from the coding sequence GTGACCAAGATGGCCCCCGAACTGCCCATTGAAGTGGATGCCGACACCGGTGTCTGGACCACCGACGCCCTGCCCATGCTGTATGTGCCGCGTCACTTCTTCATCAACAACCACATCGCCGTGGAAGAGGCGCTGGGCGCGGAGAAGTATGCCGAGATTCTCTACGCGGCCGGCTACAAGAGCGCCTGGCACTGGTGCGAGAAAGAGGCCGAGTGCCACGGTCTCAAGGGTGTGGACGTCTTCGAACACTACATGAAGCGCCTCTCCCAGCGCGGCTGGGGACTCTTCATCGTTGATGCCATCGACCTCGACGCCGGCACCTGCCGCGTGCGCCTTGAGCACAGCGCCTTCGTCTACCAGATGGGCAAGGTCGGCCGGAAGATCGAATACATGTTCACCGGCTGGTTCGCCGGTGCCATGGATCAGATTCTTGCCGCGCGTGGAAGCGACTTGCGCACCGTCGCCGAACAAACGCAGAGCGGCGCCGAGGAAGGCTGCGACGTCGGGATCTTCGTGACCCGTCCGCTCGACACTCTCGACGACAATCCGCAGGGCTGA